The segment GCTTCGAGCGCGAACGCGGGCGCGTTCGCGGCGACGCTCTGGCCGCGCTGCACGGCCAGTTGTGTCAGCGTGCCCGATTGCGACGACGACAGATAGACGAATTCGCCTTCGACGTAGCCCTGGTAAGTCGCGCGCACGTCGGCGCGCTGCCCGCAGCCGGCGGCCAGCGCGACGCCGGCGGCCAGTACGAGCGACGTGGCGCGCAGCGCGTTCACGATCGGCTCCCGGAGCCGGTCGGCGGCTGCATGCCGAACCCGAGCAGCGCGCCGACGTGCCGCTGCAGCACGCCGCGATCGATCGGCGGCAGCCCGCGCGCGCTTTGCCACAGCTTCGCGGTCGCGAGCGGCAGCATCACGAGCGCGATGATCGACTGGAACAGGAGCGCGGGTTCGAGCGCGGGGTTCACGACGCCAGTCTGCTGCGCGCGCCGGATGCGTTCGGCGAAGCGGCCGATGTGTTCGAGCGGGATGCGCTTGACCATCCGCTCGCGCAACTGGCCGCCTTCGTTGACGATCTCGCGCAGCCACAGCGACGGCAGCCACGGCATCCGCGCGGTGACGTCGAAGAAGCGGTCGACGAGCTCCGCGACGAGCGCGAATGGATCGCTTTCGACCTGCGGCTCGGTCGGCCGCCAGACGAACGCGATGACCTGCGCGAGGCGCTCCTCGACGATCGCGTCGAGCAGCTGCTCGCGGTTCGTGAAGTAGTAGTGGACCATCGCCGACGTGACGCCGGCGGC is part of the Burkholderia ubonensis subsp. mesacidophila genome and harbors:
- a CDS encoding TetR/AcrR family transcriptional regulator — translated: MNPKSAAAKPRGRRPSVDDFDLRNHMLDVATSLFAERGIAATTVAQIAAAAGVTSAMVHYYFTNREQLLDAIVEERLAQVIAFVWRPTEPQVESDPFALVAELVDRFFDVTARMPWLPSLWLREIVNEGGQLRERMVKRIPLEHIGRFAERIRRAQQTGVVNPALEPALLFQSIIALVMLPLATAKLWQSARGLPPIDRGVLQRHVGALLGFGMQPPTGSGSRS